In Prunus dulcis chromosome 1, ALMONDv2, whole genome shotgun sequence, the following are encoded in one genomic region:
- the LOC117614093 gene encoding uncharacterized protein LOC117614093 isoform X2 — translation MSNPQLKKNVEHIYVMGGGVRSKNPTGCCPENATSCVPRQCGDPGNVFTDYTSNPYAEFNFLGDPFAAYQVIHSGIPVTLVPLDATNTIPISQNFFEAFEKSRSTYEAQYIFQSLKMARDTWFDNQFYTSYFMWDSFTAGVATSIMRNSNNPRGENEFAEMEYMNITVITSNEPYGISDGSNPFFDGLKVPKFNLDKHGVHSGHVQKGLRDPFCIVKEGKGKCKDGYTTEVTGPEAVPVLVATKAKPNQDPESPLNREFFKSFLEILNNPQQKGRFNFTTQFPFYKEETYKPEFGTRKLGKPVVFDMDMSAGDFVALFFLLKVPVEVINLKAIMVSPTGWADAATIDVIYDLLHMMGRDDIPVGLGDVFAMNQSDPVFSAVGDCKYLKAIPHGNGGLLDSDTLYGLARDFPRSPRRYTAENSVNYGAPRDTDHRELRQQLALEIWESLVKKLDPGSKITILTNGPLTTLAKIILLEQNTTSVIQDVYIVGGHISSNDKDKGNVFTIPSNEYAEFNMFLDPFAANTVLGSSLNITLIPLSIQQKVSSFSKILEGLRRRKKTPEAHFARRVLSRLYRLQQLHHRYYHMQTFLGEILGAVLIAGDSHLNQTFQFKPIKVHAEGVESKDGQLLIDEKQGKLVRVLDSVNPKAYYDLFAERLSDSEQSAVLVNFEEQVKLWRKPPNQTQPTP, via the exons ATGAGCAATCCACAGTTGAAGAAGAATGTTGAGCACATATATGTCATGGGTGGTGGTGTGAGATCAAAGAACCCAACTGGTTGTTGCCCCGAAAATGCCACCTCTTGTGTACCCCGGCAGTGTGGTGATCCTGGTAATGTGTTCACAGACTATACAAGTAATCCTTATGCAGAGTTCAATTTCTTGGGAGATCCCTTTGCTGCGTACCAG GTGATACATTCTGGGATTCCTGTCACCCTCGTTCCTTTGGATGCAACAAACACCATTCCTATTAGTCAAAACTTCTTTGAGGCATTTGAGAAGAGTCGGAGTACATATGAGGCACAATATATCTTCCAGTCCTTGAAAATGGCTCGTGATACTTGGTTCGACAACCAGTTCTATACG AGCTATTTCATGTGGGACTCGTTTACAGCTGGTGTGGCAACCTCAATCATGCGAAACTCGAATAACCCTCGTGGCGAAAATGAATTTGCTGAAATGGAGTATATGAATATAACTGTGATTACTTCAAATGAACCTTATGGGATATCTGATGGCTCCAACCCTTTCTTTGATGGCCTTAAAGTTCCAAAGTTCAACTTAGACAAACATGGTGTGCATAGTGGCCACGTTCAGAAAGGACTTAGAGATCCATTTTGCATTGTAAAGGAAGGGAAAGGGAAATGCAAG GATGGTTATACAACAGAGGTAACAGGACCTGAGGCAGTGCCTGTGCTTGTTGCTACAAAAGCAAAACCAAATCAGGACCCTGAAAGCCCACTTAACAGAGAATTCTTTAAAAGCTTCTTAGAG ATCCTAAACAACCCTCAACAAAAAGGGAGATTCAATTTCACAACACAATTTCCTTTTTACAAGGAAGAGACATATAAACCAGAATTTGGAACTAGAAAACTGGGTAAACCTGTTGTCTTTGACATGGATATGAGTGCTGGAGACTTTGTAGCTCTGTTCTTCCTCCTCAAAGTACCTGTTGAAGTGATTAATCTCAAG GCAATAATGGTCAGCCCAACTGGGTGGGCAGATGCTGCTACAATAGATGTCATTTATGACTTACTGCATATGATGGGCCGGGATGACATTCCAGTAGGTCTGGGAGACGTATTTGCTATGAACCAGTCTGATCCAGTTTTCTCTGCTGTTGGAGACTGCAAATACCTTAAGGCCATCCCTCATGGGAATGGTGGATTATTGGACTCGGACACTCTCTATGGCCTTGCCCGGGATTTTCCCCGAAGCCCAAGAAG GTATACAGCAGAAAATTCTGTAAATTACGGAGCCCCTCGGGATACAGATCACCGTGAACTCAGACAACAACTAGCATTGGAAATTTGGGAGTCTCTGGTGAAAAAACTGGATCCAGGATCTAAGATTACCATATTGACCAATGGACCCTTGACTACTTTAGCAAAGATTATTTTGTTGGAGCAGAACACTACCTCTGTAATTCAG GATGTATATATAGTTGGAGGCCATATCAGCAGCAATGACAAGGACAAAGGAAATGTGTTTACTATCCCTTCCAATGAATATGCAGAGTTCAATATGTTTCTTGACCCTTTTGCTGCTAACACAGTGCTTGGTTCCTCACTTAACATCACACTCATTCCACTAAGCATCCAGCAAAAAGTTAGTTCATTTTCGAAAATCTTAGAAGGGCTGCGCCGGAGAAAGAAGACGCCCGAGGCGCATTTTGCCAGGCGAGTGCTGTCAAGGCTCTACCGTTTGCAGCAATTGCACCATAGATATTATCACATG CAAACTTTCTTGGGGGAAATACTTGGTGCAGTTCTCATAGCTGGTGATTCCCATCTGAACCAAACCTTCCAATTCAAGCCTATCAAAGTTCATGCTGAAGGTGTTGAATCAAAAGATGGGCAACTTTTGATTGATGAAAAGCAAGGGAAACTAGTAAGAGTATTGGACAGTGTAAATCCTAAAGCCTATTATGATCTTTTTGCAGAAAGGCTTAGTGATTCAGAGCAATCTGCTGTATTAGTAAATTTTGAAGAGCAAGTAAAATTGTGGCGGAAGCCTCCAAATCAAACCCAGCCTACCCCATAA
- the LOC117614093 gene encoding uncharacterized protein LOC117614093 isoform X1: MLLKKKHFSWGRIVIVVVGLVSLQAVEGWPRRILLDTDVDTDDFFGLLYLLKLNRSEFELEAVTVNANAWTNAGHAVHQVYDMLYMMGRDDVAVGVGGEGGIKEDGTILPNVGGYLPIIEQGITTAGGCRYRQAIPVGSGGRLDIDSNFGIRKAFLPQGSRRYSPFRQPTAQQVMIDKISAGPITVFLIGAHTNFAIFLMSNPQLKKNVEHIYVMGGGVRSKNPTGCCPENATSCVPRQCGDPGNVFTDYTSNPYAEFNFLGDPFAAYQVIHSGIPVTLVPLDATNTIPISQNFFEAFEKSRSTYEAQYIFQSLKMARDTWFDNQFYTSYFMWDSFTAGVATSIMRNSNNPRGENEFAEMEYMNITVITSNEPYGISDGSNPFFDGLKVPKFNLDKHGVHSGHVQKGLRDPFCIVKEGKGKCKDGYTTEVTGPEAVPVLVATKAKPNQDPESPLNREFFKSFLEILNNPQQKGRFNFTTQFPFYKEETYKPEFGTRKLGKPVVFDMDMSAGDFVALFFLLKVPVEVINLKAIMVSPTGWADAATIDVIYDLLHMMGRDDIPVGLGDVFAMNQSDPVFSAVGDCKYLKAIPHGNGGLLDSDTLYGLARDFPRSPRRYTAENSVNYGAPRDTDHRELRQQLALEIWESLVKKLDPGSKITILTNGPLTTLAKIILLEQNTTSVIQDVYIVGGHISSNDKDKGNVFTIPSNEYAEFNMFLDPFAANTVLGSSLNITLIPLSIQQKVSSFSKILEGLRRRKKTPEAHFARRVLSRLYRLQQLHHRYYHMQTFLGEILGAVLIAGDSHLNQTFQFKPIKVHAEGVESKDGQLLIDEKQGKLVRVLDSVNPKAYYDLFAERLSDSEQSAVLVNFEEQVKLWRKPPNQTQPTP; encoded by the exons atgttattgaagaagaagcacttTAGTTGGGGACGGATAGTTATTGTTGTTGTGGGACTAGTTAGTTTGCAAGCCGTGGAGGGCTGGCCTCGCCGGATTCTCTTGGATACTGATGTCGATACCGACGATTTCTTTGGTCTCTTGTACCTCTTGAAGCTTAACAGATCAGAGTTTGAGTTGGAG GCAGTGACAGTGAACGCAAATGCTTGGACAAATGCTGGGCATGCTGTGCATCAGGTGTATGACATGCTATACATGATGGGACGTGATGATGTTGCTGTTGGTGTGGGAGGTGAGGGTGGGATTAAAGAAGATGGCACTATTTTGCCAAATGTTGGTGGATATCTTCCAATTATTGAACAG GGGATTACAACAGCAGGAGGATGTAGATATAGACAAGCCATTCCTGTAGGTTCTGGAGGTCGATTAGATATCGATTCTAATTTTGGCATCAGAAAAGCTTTCCTCCCTCAG GGGAGCAGGAGATATAGTCCTTTTCGACAACCTACTGCTCAGCAAGTGATGATTGACAAAATATCTGCAGGTCCCATAACTGTGTTTCTTATAGGAGCACATACAAATTTTGCCATATTCCTTATGAGCAATCCACAGTTGAAGAAGAATGTTGAGCACATATATGTCATGGGTGGTGGTGTGAGATCAAAGAACCCAACTGGTTGTTGCCCCGAAAATGCCACCTCTTGTGTACCCCGGCAGTGTGGTGATCCTGGTAATGTGTTCACAGACTATACAAGTAATCCTTATGCAGAGTTCAATTTCTTGGGAGATCCCTTTGCTGCGTACCAG GTGATACATTCTGGGATTCCTGTCACCCTCGTTCCTTTGGATGCAACAAACACCATTCCTATTAGTCAAAACTTCTTTGAGGCATTTGAGAAGAGTCGGAGTACATATGAGGCACAATATATCTTCCAGTCCTTGAAAATGGCTCGTGATACTTGGTTCGACAACCAGTTCTATACG AGCTATTTCATGTGGGACTCGTTTACAGCTGGTGTGGCAACCTCAATCATGCGAAACTCGAATAACCCTCGTGGCGAAAATGAATTTGCTGAAATGGAGTATATGAATATAACTGTGATTACTTCAAATGAACCTTATGGGATATCTGATGGCTCCAACCCTTTCTTTGATGGCCTTAAAGTTCCAAAGTTCAACTTAGACAAACATGGTGTGCATAGTGGCCACGTTCAGAAAGGACTTAGAGATCCATTTTGCATTGTAAAGGAAGGGAAAGGGAAATGCAAG GATGGTTATACAACAGAGGTAACAGGACCTGAGGCAGTGCCTGTGCTTGTTGCTACAAAAGCAAAACCAAATCAGGACCCTGAAAGCCCACTTAACAGAGAATTCTTTAAAAGCTTCTTAGAG ATCCTAAACAACCCTCAACAAAAAGGGAGATTCAATTTCACAACACAATTTCCTTTTTACAAGGAAGAGACATATAAACCAGAATTTGGAACTAGAAAACTGGGTAAACCTGTTGTCTTTGACATGGATATGAGTGCTGGAGACTTTGTAGCTCTGTTCTTCCTCCTCAAAGTACCTGTTGAAGTGATTAATCTCAAG GCAATAATGGTCAGCCCAACTGGGTGGGCAGATGCTGCTACAATAGATGTCATTTATGACTTACTGCATATGATGGGCCGGGATGACATTCCAGTAGGTCTGGGAGACGTATTTGCTATGAACCAGTCTGATCCAGTTTTCTCTGCTGTTGGAGACTGCAAATACCTTAAGGCCATCCCTCATGGGAATGGTGGATTATTGGACTCGGACACTCTCTATGGCCTTGCCCGGGATTTTCCCCGAAGCCCAAGAAG GTATACAGCAGAAAATTCTGTAAATTACGGAGCCCCTCGGGATACAGATCACCGTGAACTCAGACAACAACTAGCATTGGAAATTTGGGAGTCTCTGGTGAAAAAACTGGATCCAGGATCTAAGATTACCATATTGACCAATGGACCCTTGACTACTTTAGCAAAGATTATTTTGTTGGAGCAGAACACTACCTCTGTAATTCAG GATGTATATATAGTTGGAGGCCATATCAGCAGCAATGACAAGGACAAAGGAAATGTGTTTACTATCCCTTCCAATGAATATGCAGAGTTCAATATGTTTCTTGACCCTTTTGCTGCTAACACAGTGCTTGGTTCCTCACTTAACATCACACTCATTCCACTAAGCATCCAGCAAAAAGTTAGTTCATTTTCGAAAATCTTAGAAGGGCTGCGCCGGAGAAAGAAGACGCCCGAGGCGCATTTTGCCAGGCGAGTGCTGTCAAGGCTCTACCGTTTGCAGCAATTGCACCATAGATATTATCACATG CAAACTTTCTTGGGGGAAATACTTGGTGCAGTTCTCATAGCTGGTGATTCCCATCTGAACCAAACCTTCCAATTCAAGCCTATCAAAGTTCATGCTGAAGGTGTTGAATCAAAAGATGGGCAACTTTTGATTGATGAAAAGCAAGGGAAACTAGTAAGAGTATTGGACAGTGTAAATCCTAAAGCCTATTATGATCTTTTTGCAGAAAGGCTTAGTGATTCAGAGCAATCTGCTGTATTAGTAAATTTTGAAGAGCAAGTAAAATTGTGGCGGAAGCCTCCAAATCAAACCCAGCCTACCCCATAA
- the LOC117614942 gene encoding histidine-containing phosphotransfer protein 1-like: MEVGQMQRQWVDYTKSLFLEGFLDGQFLQLQQLQDESNPDFVVEVVSLFFEDSEKLLNDLTRALEQPSVDFKRVDAHVHQFKGSSSSIGAQRVKNACIAFRNFCEEQNTEGCVRCVQQVKQEYYLVKNKLETLFAMEQQIVAAGGSIPILELSF, translated from the exons atgGAAGTGGGGCAGATGCAGAGACAGTGGGTTGACTACACAAAGTCCTTGTTTCTGGAG GGGTTTCTGGATGGTCAGTTTTTGCAGCTTCAGCAGCTGCAAGATGAGAGCAACCcagattttgttgttgaagtGGTGTCTCTATTCTTTGAAGATTCTGAGAAGCTTCTCAATGATCTCACCAGAGCTCT AGAACAGCCAAGTGTAGACTTCAAAAGGGTTGATGCTCATGTTCACCAGTTCAAGGGTAGTAGCTCCAG TATTGGTGCACAAAGAGTTAAAAATGCCTGCATAGCTTTCCGCAACTTCTGCGAGGAACAGAACACTGAAGG GTGCGTTAGATGTGTTCAACAAGTAAAGCAAGAGTACTACCTTGTGAAGAACAAGCTTGAAACTCTCTTTGCG ATGGAGCAACAAATTGTGGCAGCTGGTGGGTCAATTCCAATTCTGGAATTAAGTTTTTAA